Proteins encoded by one window of Mesotoga infera:
- a CDS encoding MurR/RpiR family transcriptional regulator: MNENVKILDRVREVYPSLSKSQRLIADSILENWENTAFVSPRELGERLGVSETTVIRFAKTLGYSGFSELREHSQNLIKEKLTPAEKMSATVQKIKSGETTFDRLLTTEVENLKDGISKVSAEEFYKAVDLIEKARRVFIAGQGVSEALCKFLEFRFRRMQI; encoded by the coding sequence ATGAACGAAAACGTGAAAATCCTTGATAGAGTTCGCGAGGTTTACCCCTCTCTTTCGAAATCGCAGAGGCTGATCGCAGACAGTATTCTGGAAAACTGGGAGAACACGGCCTTCGTCTCTCCTAGAGAGCTCGGAGAAAGACTTGGAGTAAGCGAAACCACGGTAATAAGGTTTGCCAAAACTCTTGGATATTCAGGCTTCAGCGAGCTTAGAGAGCACAGTCAGAATTTGATCAAGGAGAAACTCACTCCCGCCGAGAAGATGTCTGCAACCGTTCAGAAGATCAAGTCCGGAGAGACAACATTCGATAGACTGCTCACAACAGAAGTCGAGAATTTGAAGGACGGCATATCCAAGGTATCCGCCGAAGAGTTCTATAAGGCGGTGGACTTGATAGAGAAAGCCCGGAGAGTCTTTATCGCAGGTCAGGGGGTTTCGGAAGCCCTCTGCAAATTTCTGGAATTCAGGTTCAGAAGGATGCAGATC